The Gadus chalcogrammus isolate NIFS_2021 chromosome 10, NIFS_Gcha_1.0, whole genome shotgun sequence genome contains a region encoding:
- the qdpra gene encoding quinoid dihydropteridine reductase a, which yields MASHRVLVYGGKGALGSQLVQHFKSKGWWVGSIDMAPNEEASDNVLVKRSECFMEQADQVTADVAQLLGQQKVDAILCVAGGWAGGKCSSKDLVKNSDLMWKQSVWTSTISSQLAALHLKTGGLLALTGAKACLTGTPGMVGYGMAKAAVHQLCRSLGEKNSGLPADAIAVAILPVTLDTPMNRKFMPDADFGTWTPLEYVSEMFFGWASGVDRPVTGSLVQLITTGGATEAVPAQ from the exons ATCCAAAGGATGG TGGGTGGGCAGCATCGACATGGCCCCTAACGAGGAGGCCAGTGACAACGTGCTGGTGAAGAGGTCTGAGTGCTTCATGGAGCAGGCTGACCAG GTCACCGCCGACGTGGCCCAGTTGCTAGGGCAACAGAAGGTGGATGCCATTTTGTGCGTGGCGGGCGGCTGGGCAGGGGGAAAGTGCAGCtccaaag aCCTGGTGAAGAACTCGGACCTGATGTGGAAGCAGAGTGTCTGGACCTCCACCATCTCCAGCCAGCTGGCCGCGCTGCACCTGAAGACCGGGggcctgctggccctgacggGGGCCAAGGCCTGCCTGACCGGGACCCCAG GTATGGTCGGTTATGGGATGGCGAAGGCTGCCGTCCATCAGTTGTGTCGGAGCCTTGGGGAGAAGAACAGCGGCCTGCCAGCGGACGCCATCGCCGTGGCAATCCTACC GGTAACCTTGGATACGCCGATGAACAGGAAGTTCATGCCGGATGCAGACTTCGGTACCTGGACACCGTTGGAGTATGTCTCTGA GATGTTCTTCGGCTGGGCGAGCGGCGTCGATCGCCCGGTGACTGGCAGCCTGGTCCAGCTGATCACCACTGGAGGGGCGACCGAGGCTGTGCCTgcacagtag